The DNA sequence CAATATCGTAAGCAAATATTACCAATTCACGGGCATATTTATCATATTGTGCTTCCCCTCTTATCCTTACACTAACACCGCATTTGAGTCTGCCTTCTATTTCACCAAACTTCTCCTTATCACTAAAAAATTTTGCAGTGATAGAGCTTGAATAATCGGTAATATCAAAAGATACAATATATTTCTCACCCTTAATTTCTCTTACATCAACAGAAAAAATTTCTCCTTCTACAATAACTCTTCCCGATTCTTGATTTACCGAAGAAATTTGTACACTTTCACCATTGATCGTTTTGCCAAGAATAACAGGTGAACCTAAATCAGTTTGAGCTTTTTCAGGTGAATTTTTTGTATCTTTTTTCTCACCATAAGAATTTACTAAAGCTTCAGAGATGATTTGAGCTTCCTGCTTTTCCTTAAAATCAAAATACTCGTATTTCTTTCCTGCAACTGCATGCATATCTATTAATTCAATACTTATTTTATTGCCAAATTCATTCTCAATCAGACTTTCAATTAGTTTATCACACCTATTCTTTTTTAAAAGTTCACTTCCACCAAATTTTAATTGTATGACCAGCTTATCCTTTTGATATTCACATATACTCTCAGCTAGAAGACTGCGGCATATAGAAAACTTTTTTTGGAGATAATATTTTATATTCTCATAATACTCCCGTAAATATGAACCATCTTGCTGCACATTAAAATATTTTGTATTGATAACTATATCCTCAAGCTTGTATGCAACTTTAATTTTATTTCTAATATCATCAATATCCCATTTATTGATTAATTCATTTAATCCGATAGTAATATCAACTTTTCTTGTTTTTCTATATATTTTGAGTGATAGTATTTTTGAATTGTTGAGAATATTTCTTAATTTTTCATCTATTTCAATATGAGGAAATAGGTGAATCACACTATAGTTTTTAAAAGCATGTTGTGACATATTTTAATGCTCCTTCTTCCATGCGCTGTCATGAGCTACAATCAATCACCGTTGTCGTACTAAGCTTAGCCCTTTGATGATTTCCCAATACATCTTCATCCGGGCTTGTACACCTTTTTTCCAGCCTAATTTTTCTTCTTTCATTATGTGAGTCATTTGCTCTAATACAACTTTTTTATAAGCGATATTCTTTTTTCTTACATAATTGGTAAGGGCAACTTCAACACCAAATTTAGTAATCTCCATATTGCATATATTATTTAGTATATGCTTTTTTATCGCCCTCTGCCCAGACAAAAAAGGAGACACTTTTTGAGCTAAATCGGTACTGAAACGTCCACCGTCAAATATACCTATGGTCATTTCTACTTCACCTTTTATAACAGGATATAATAAGTTTTTTACATGTCTCTCGGTTAACCCTATAAGGTCAGCATCTAGAAATAATATGATATCCCCACTGCAATTATCGACCCCTGCTTTCATTGCTCCGCCTTTACCTATATTAACGGCAAGTTCTATTACTTTAGCGCCAGATTGCCTGGCAACTTCCGCTGTATTATCTGTCGAACCATCGCTTACAACGATAATTTCCCCAATTTCTTGTACATGAGAAAGTACATCAACTATTTTCCCAATTGTGGGCGCTTCATTATATGCAGGTATAATTGCACTAATTTGCATTTATCAATCCTTCCTTTTCATATGTCTCAATTTCCTTCATCAATTCATCTACCAGTTTTTCTTCCGGTACCTTTTTTATAATTTTTCCTTTTTTAAATATTAAACCAACTCCATCCCCTCCGGCAATACCAATATCAGCTTCCCGGGCTTCACCGGGGCCGTTAACCACGCATCCCATGACTGCAACCTTTATGTTTTTCCCACTATTTTGAAGCTTTTGTTCAACACTGTTAGCTATATTGATCAAATCAATCTGACACCGGCCGCAGGTTGGACAGGAGATGATTTCAACACCGCTCTTCCTCAGACCTAACGACTTCAATATTTGTGTGGCTACTTTTACTTCTTCAACAGGGTGGCCGGTAAGCGATACTCTTATCGTATCTCCAATTCCATCCGCTAATAATGTTCCAATTCCTATAGAAGATTTTATTGTTCCCGACCAAATTGTCCCGGCTTCTGTTACTCCTAAATGTAAAGGATAGTTTACCCTCTGCGCTATCAGGCGATAGGCAGCTATCATCATGGGCACACTGGAAGCCTTTAGTGATATAACAATATCATTAAAGTCATGTTCTTCAAGTAAAGCAACATGATGTAAAGCACTTTCCACCATTGCTTCTGCTGTAGGTGAGCCGTACTTCTCCAGCAATTCTTTTTCAATAGAGCCGGAATTTACCCCTATTCTTATAGGGATACCCCTTTGCTTGGCTTCCCTCGTTACTTCCCTGACTCGCCGGTTTCCGCCAATATTTCCAGGATTAATCCGTATTTTATCTATACCCCTATCTATGCACTCCAGAGCCAACCGGTAGTCAAAATGGATGTCTGCAACCAGAGGTATTTTTGTCCTTTTTTTAATTTCTGATATTGCCCGGGCCGCTTCCATATCAGGGACAGCTAACCGGATAATATCACATCCTGCTTGTTGGAGCTCTATAATCTGATTTGTTGTGGCTTCTATATTTCTTGTATCTGTATTGGTCATGGATTGAATAGAGATGGGTGCACTGCCGCCAATGGTTACATATCCCACTTTTACAGCTTTGGTATCTCGACGATGTATCAATTCTTCACGCATCAGCAATCTACTCCTCCATTTAGCGCCCAACTATCCTGGCAATGTCATTAAAGGTAGCAAATATAAGTAATATAATTAGCATAGCAAATCCTATCAGGTGTACCATTCCTTCTCTTTCAGGGCTAATTGGTTTTCTTCGAATCCCCTCAATGAGTAAAAACATAATTTTACTTCCATCCAGTGCCGGAATTGGAAGTAGATTAAAAATACCTAGATTTATACTTATCAACGCTGCCAGGAAGGCTAAATTTCCAATTCCTGCCTTTGCTGCACTTCCAATTCCCTGCACAATTCCTACCGGGCCCGAAATTTGATTAAGTCCGGCCTTTCCTGTAACCAGATCACCTAATGAAGTAACGATAACTTTTGTTAAAAAAGCTGTCTGGTAGTATGCATTGCTAATTACATTGTAAAAGTTTGTTTTTACACTCTTGGCATTGTAGCCTATAATATAAGTTTGATATTTAGGGTCCAATTCCGGTTTAAGCTGAAAAGAAATTCTTTGCCCTTGTCTTAAAACAATTACCTTTATCATGTTATCCTTGTTTTTATCCAGAAAGTATCTTACATCATTTTGAATATTGACCTTGTAATCATTAAGCTGTATAATTCTATCCCCCGGTAAAATTCCAGCTTTCTCAGCAGGTTTTCCAGGAACCAGTTCCCCTACAACAGGCTGTGGTATTGCAGGCTCCATAGAAAGAATAATTATAAAAATCAAAAAGCCTAAAATAAAGTTCATAATTGCCCCCGCAGCAACCACAGCAATCCTGGCCCACAGAGGCTTATTACTAAAAGCTCTTTCATCCTTCGAGCTTTCAACTTCTCCTTCCATCATAACAAACCCGCCAATCGGAAATGCTCTTAAAGAGTACACCGTCTCACCTTTAGTAAACTTAGCCAACCGCGGTCCCATACCAATAGCAAACTCATGAACTTTTATACCAACCAGTTTCGCAATAGTGAAGTGCCCTAATTCGTGAAAAAAGATCAACAATGCAAATACAACAACAGCTGATATTAAGGTAGTCAAATTGAATCACCAAGCCTTTCTGCTCTTACTACTTCTCTTGCCCAACTATCACTGTTTAAAATATCTCTTAATGACGGATTTATAATATTATTATGCTTCTTCATTGCACTTTCAATTAGTTGAGGAATTTCTATAAAGCCAATTCTTTTTTCCAAAAACAATTGTACAGCCATTTCGTTTGCGGCATTTAACACAGCAGGCATTGTACCGCCTTCCCGGGCTGCAGTATAAGCGAGCCTTAAGCATTTAAAAGTCTCAAAGTCCGGTTGACTAAATGTCAATGTATTGTTCTGTATAAAATCAAGGCTTCTAGTATCTGAATAATACCGTTCAGGATATGTAATGGCATACTGAATAGGTATCTTCATATCCGGCACACCTAACTGTGCAAT is a window from the Petroclostridium xylanilyticum genome containing:
- a CDS encoding glycosyltransferase family 2 protein, with protein sequence MQISAIIPAYNEAPTIGKIVDVLSHVQEIGEIIVVSDGSTDNTAEVARQSGAKVIELAVNIGKGGAMKAGVDNCSGDIILFLDADLIGLTERHVKNLLYPVIKGEVEMTIGIFDGGRFSTDLAQKVSPFLSGQRAIKKHILNNICNMEITKFGVEVALTNYVRKKNIAYKKVVLEQMTHIMKEEKLGWKKGVQARMKMYWEIIKGLSLVRQR
- the ispG gene encoding flavodoxin-dependent (E)-4-hydroxy-3-methylbut-2-enyl-diphosphate synthase, which gives rise to MHRRDTKAVKVGYVTIGGSAPISIQSMTNTDTRNIEATTNQIIELQQAGCDIIRLAVPDMEAARAISEIKKRTKIPLVADIHFDYRLALECIDRGIDKIRINPGNIGGNRRVREVTREAKQRGIPIRIGVNSGSIEKELLEKYGSPTAEAMVESALHHVALLEEHDFNDIVISLKASSVPMMIAAYRLIAQRVNYPLHLGVTEAGTIWSGTIKSSIGIGTLLADGIGDTIRVSLTGHPVEEVKVATQILKSLGLRKSGVEIISCPTCGRCQIDLINIANSVEQKLQNSGKNIKVAVMGCVVNGPGEAREADIGIAGGDGVGLIFKKGKIIKKVPEEKLVDELMKEIETYEKEGLINAN
- the rseP gene encoding RIP metalloprotease RseP; amino-acid sequence: MTTLISAVVVFALLIFFHELGHFTIAKLVGIKVHEFAIGMGPRLAKFTKGETVYSLRAFPIGGFVMMEGEVESSKDERAFSNKPLWARIAVVAAGAIMNFILGFLIFIIILSMEPAIPQPVVGELVPGKPAEKAGILPGDRIIQLNDYKVNIQNDVRYFLDKNKDNMIKVIVLRQGQRISFQLKPELDPKYQTYIIGYNAKSVKTNFYNVISNAYYQTAFLTKVIVTSLGDLVTGKAGLNQISGPVGIVQGIGSAAKAGIGNLAFLAALISINLGIFNLLPIPALDGSKIMFLLIEGIRRKPISPEREGMVHLIGFAMLIILLIFATFNDIARIVGR